In Candidatus Eisenbacteria bacterium, the genomic window TTGTCGATGAGAAGTCGGGCGAGCGCGCCGGTACCGACGATCACCACGTGACGCAAGTTGCGACCGCGGCTCCGCATCCACCGCAACAGCAGGCGCACCGCGAGCCGGCTGCCCCACAGCGAAGCGGTGCCGACCACCCAGAACATCCCCACCACGATGCGCGAAAGCTCGCCGCGCGCGAAGAATGAGCCGACGCCGGCGCCGAGCGTCGCCACCGCCATCGAGAGCGCGAGGTAGAAGAGCTCGCGCGACAGGCGCGCCGTACGCGCAGAGCGATAGACGCGAAAGGTCCGCAGCACCAGCAGCGCGATCGGTGTGAGCACCGCGCCGCTCCACAGATAGAGCGAGAGCGGCGGGATCCCGCGCGGCGCGGTGAGCCCGAGCGCATGAAAACGCAGCCAGTAGGCGAGCAACCATGAGCCGAAGATCAGGCATGCGTCCACCACGAACACGCCGGTGGCGAGCAACTGACGACTGCGAGCGAGCATCGGCCGCGAAGGCTAGCCTGCGAGCGGAGGAATGGCCAGTTCGAGCGCGCCCGCACGCGGGGCACGTTCCGGTGGCAGCGTCCAGCGTGTAGACTTCCACGCCCCGTACCGCGCGAGCCCCAGCACCGGGCCGGCATGCAGCGCCCGGCGCTCGCAATCTCGAGGACCCCGGCGATCATGATGACCAAGTCGAAAGCCAGCATCATCGCGTGCGTCGTGCTCGGCGCTGTCGCCGGTGCCGAACCGTCGAGTGCGGTGTCTCCGCCGGTTCATGTGCTCACGTTCGGCTCGCATGGGAGCGGGCCCGGCCAGTTCAAGCTGCCGACCGACGTCGCGATCGATCGTCTCGGCAACCTCTACGTGGTGGATGGCGACAATCACCGTGTGCAGAAGTTCGACTCGAACGGCAACTACCTGTTCGAGTGGGGATCGCTCGGCAGCGCGCCGGGCCAGTTCCGCTTTCCAACCGGAATCTGCATCGACTCGAGTGGCTGCGTCTACATCGGCGACACCAGCAATCATCGCGTTCAGAAGTTCTCGCCGACGGGATTCCCGCTGCTCTCGTGCGGGTCGTTCGGCACCGGCCCGGGCCAGTTGCATGCGCCCGCCGGGATCGCCGTGGATCGTGCCGGCAATATCCTGGTGGCGAGCTACCTGAGCGACCGGATCGTGAAGTTCGCGCCGGATGGCGGCTTTCTTCTCTCGTGGGGCAGCACCGGAAGCGATTCGGGCAAGTTCAGCCAGCCCTACGGCGTGACGGTCGATACCGCCGGATTCGTGCTGGTCGCCGACAAGAACAACAATCGCGTGCAGAAGTTCACGGGCGCCGGCGCACTGGTGTCGCTGTGGGGCGGCTGGGGACAGGCGCCGGGTCGATTCGACGAGCCGCAGGCCGTGCACTCGGATCGACGCGGGAATCTGTACGTGAGCGACAAGTTCAACCATCGCATCCAGCGCTTCACCGCGGCCGGCGCATTCGTGTGCGAGTGGGGAGTGCCCGGCGCCGCCGCCGGGCAGTTCAATGCTCCCGAGGGAATGCGGGTGGACTCCGAGGGCAGCACGATCGTGATCGCCGACTGGTTGAACGATCGCATCCAGAAGTTCGTCAG contains:
- a CDS encoding T9SS type A sorting domain-containing protein, translating into MMTKSKASIIACVVLGAVAGAEPSSAVSPPVHVLTFGSHGSGPGQFKLPTDVAIDRLGNLYVVDGDNHRVQKFDSNGNYLFEWGSLGSAPGQFRFPTGICIDSSGCVYIGDTSNHRVQKFSPTGFPLLSCGSFGTGPGQLHAPAGIAVDRAGNILVASYLSDRIVKFAPDGGFLLSWGSTGSDSGKFSQPYGVTVDTAGFVLVADKNNNRVQKFTGAGALVSLWGGWGQAPGRFDEPQAVHSDRRGNLYVSDKFNHRIQRFTAAGAFVCEWGVPGAAAGQFNAPEGMRVDSEGSTIVIADWLNDRIQKFVSVSTTGISTAEPPLAHRPLRIDSVHPNPARNVATLRFAARPGHLRLALFDLAGRRRLERDYEVENTATRAATLDLRGLAPGLYLIRAQQGTACASARLAVIR